A segment of the Acidobacteriota bacterium genome:
TACGGGTCCGGTTGGCGGGAGACCACCAGCGATTCAACGCGCGCATCGCGGTCCTGGCGCTGGAGGAGTTCCTGAAGGTTACCGGGACCCCCATCGATGCAGGCGCCGTACGCGACGGGCTTGCGGTGGTGCGGTGGCCGGGGCGACTTCAATCGATGGCCGCAACGTCGGCTCATCCAAACCTGCTCCTGGATGCCGCACACAACCCGGCCGGGCTTGCGGCGCTGAATAGCTACCTGGCACGGACACCGCTGAAGGGGCCGGCCGTGATCGTCTTCGGTGCCACGTCGGGCAAGGATCCGGAGACGCTGTTCGCCCCCCTGGCGCGACACGCGGATCACGTCGTGTTGACGCGGCCGCTGGTGGATCGCGGGGTCGCACCGGAGAGCCTGGAGGCTGTCGCCGCCAAGCATTTCCGACGCGTCGACGTCTGCGTCTCGCAGGAATCGGCGTTGCGACAGGCCTACGACGCCGCGGGCCCTTCCGGCACGGTGCTGATCACCGGCTCCCTCTATCTGGTGGGAGATCTTCTCGGGCTGATCGAGGGGCGACCGACGACCCGATCGATCGCGATGTGAGCGTTCTTCTCTACGCGGTCGCGGCGTTCTGGTTGCTGTTTACGGTGACCGCCTTGCGAAACATGACGGCCATCCGCCCACTGCCGTCGTCGGACGACCTGGATCGACCCGCAACCGTGCCCACGGTTTCGGTGGTGATTCCCACCCGAGACGACGGCCCCTCGATCGAGGAGACGATCCGGCGATTCCTGGACCAAAGCGATGTAGATCTCCAGCTGATCGTCGTCAACGATCGTTCCACAGACGGAACCCACGAGCGACTGCAGAGCCTCGAGCGACAACATGATCGGCTAACCGCGATTTCGATCGAGACGCTGCCCGACGGTTGGTTAGGTAAGACCCACGCCTGCCACCACGGCGCCGCGCAGGCGAACGGCGAGTGGGTCTTGTTCGCCGACGCCGACACGACCGTGACCCCCGACGTCCTCTCCCGTGCCATCCGCGCGGGGCAAGCCTCGGCGGCCCACCACGTCACGCTGTTCCCCGGCGAGCAGCGGGGCACGAGGCTGGGTCACGCGGCCCTGATTCCGTTCGGGCTGTTGGTGTTGGGTCATGCCGCTCGCGCCAACCGCGACCAGCCCCTCGGTTTCAGCGGGGTCGGCGCGTTCAATCTCGTGCGGCGTGAGGCGTACGACGCCATCGGCGGGCATGAGGCTCTGCGCTACGAGGTCATCGACGACATGAAGCTGGGGATGCTCTTGCAACGGGCAGGATTCCGCACGCGGGTCTACCTGGCCCACGATTCTGTGAAGGTTCGCTGGGCCGATAGCCCGCGCGCCATGACCCGCGTCCTATCCAAGAACGGCTTCGCGATGGCCGACTACAGCGTGCTGATCAATCTGGTCGGCGTCGTGGGAGTCACGGTCCCGTGGTTGGCCGGCTGGCTGGGTTGGCTGCACATGTCGCCTGCGGGTTTTCTTGCCAGTGCGGCATTCCTGACGACGCTCTTGCCGGCGGCAGTGATCGGCTTCGCCTTGGGTTGGGGGCCCGTGCCTGTGATCCTCGCACCGTTCATGACGGTCATTATTCCGATCGCCATGCTGCGTTCGATGTGGGCGACGCTGCGAGACGGTGGCGTCCGCTGGCGTGACACGGTGTACCCGCTGGATCGTCTGCGTCGCGAAGGCGTTCCGCTCCTGCTGCGCAGGCGCTAGAGAACGCGCTACAATTCGCCGCCATGTGCGCACGAGTCGTCAAGAGTGGAGCCCCGAAGCTTCGATTGGATCCCGAACGGATCGTCGAGCGATGCGATTGGCGTGAAATCTTCGGTCGAGAAGGCCGCGTCGAAATCGAGATCGGGATCGGCAAGGGTCGTTTTCTGCTGTCCGCCGCCGAGGCCCGCCCAGAGGTCCTGCATCTCGGCGTCGAGTGGGCCAACAAGTACCTTCGGATGGCCGAGGAGCGGGCGGACCGCAGAGCGCTCGAGAACGTCCGCTTCGCACGGGTGGATGCCAACGACGTGGTGGCCCGTGGTATCCCGACCGCCAGCGTCGACGCGTACTACGTGTTCTATCCCGATCCGTGGCCGAAGAAGCGACATCGGAAACGTCGTTTCCTCCGTACGGAGAACGCGGAACATCTCGCGCGGACGCTGCGCCCCGGTGGCTGCCTCCACGTCGCGACCGATCACGACGATTACTGGGAGGCGCTGGAGCCCGTCTTCGAGGATCACGAGGCCTTCGAACGTCTCGACACGTTTGGCGGGCCCGAGTTCCCGCTGCCGGTCGATGGCCCCTTGACCAACTACGAGACGAAGTATGCGGTGGAGGGTCGGTCTCGACACCGGGCGACGTGGCGTCGCCGGTAGACCTGACGACGAGCCTCTATCGCGCGAGTTGCGGCCAAACCACGCCATAATCTCGTTGCAATTGAATAGTTTCCGCTTCCCCCCGTGAATTAGGTACGTTACCACTCAAGTATGTTTGCAAACCCTGGGGGGGGAGAGCATGAATCGACCGCAACTGCGCCAGCGGTTTGTAGCGCTCTTGTTGACGTCATTCGCGATGGTTCTGTTTTTTGGAACCGTCCGCGGGGATGCGCAGTTCGTCGAGGTAACCAGCAGCCGTGGCATCGGTCCCTATGCCCAGGAAGTAGGCTCGGGCAGTGGCATCGCAGCCGCCGACTTCGATGACGACGGCGATATCGATCTGTTCGTGCCTACCGCATCCGGGATGGCCGATCTGCTCTACCGCAATCTCGGTGACGGCAACTTCGAGGAGATCGGCGTTGCTGCCGGAGTTGCTTCGATGCAAGCCGCTCGCGGCGCATTGTGGGTGGACTACGACGGCGATCATCGACTGGATCTGGTCGTGACCAGTGACTGTTTCGAACTTCCGGGCGATTGTGCAGGATTGGCTCGTGTTCGACTCTTCCGGCAGGTTGCCGACGCGGTGTTTCAAGATGTGACCGTTGCGGCAGGCCTGGCTGGGTTGTTTCCGGAAGTTCCTGAGCCGCATTCTGCAGGCATGAGCGCCGGCGATATCAATGGGGATGGTTGGTTGGATCTGTTAATCAGTGAGTGGGCGGGTCCCACACGGCTGATGATCAACAACACCAACGGGACTTTCACGGCTGCAGGAGCCGGCTCTGGCATCCCGCAAACTGCCAATAACCACTGGCAGGCAATGATGCATGATTTCGACGGCGACGGCGCGTTGGATATTTACTCGGCGATCGATTTCAATAGCAACCATCTCTGGATCAACGACGGAACGGGTGTGTTCACCGATCAGGCAATCGCCGCAGGCGTCGATAACGTCATGAACGATATGGGACTGAGTCTTGCTGACTGGGACAATGACGGAGACTTCGACATTTACGTGACGAATGTTTATACCGTCGATAAGCACAACGTGTTTTTTCGTAACGATTCAACTTCCGGCAATCTAGTTTTCAGCGAAATCTCGCAGTCTCTTGGTGTTCATGACGGCGACTGGGGTTGGGGTACGACGGCTCTGGATGTCGACAACGACGGTTGGCTGGATATCGCAGCCACCAACGGGTTTTCACTGGGAGAATACTGGCCGATTGACCCTTCGAAACTCTTTCTTAATTCGGCAACGACGCCTCTGGCCTTTACCAATATCTCGTCTACGAGCGGATTCGACGATACTTACTGGGGCAGCTCCCTGCTGGCGTTCGATCACGACCGTGATGGAGATCTGGACCTTATCCAGACGTGCAACGGTTCTGCCGTGCAACCGCATGCATTGCGGCTCCTGGACAATCAAGGCGTTGATGCATCAACAAACAACTACATCGTGATCAAACCTCGACTGGCTGGGCCAAATCATCGGGCCATTGGCGCGGTCGTACGGATCACGATCGGTGCACTCGAGATGGCACGCCTGATCACTGCCGGAACCAGTTTTATGGGGCAGGAACCTGCGGAAGCGTTTTTTGGAATCGGTTCGGCGGTCACGGTCGATCAAATAATGGTCGACTGGCCAGACGGAACGACGACTCAGCAATCTAACGTCGCCTCCAATCAGGTACGGACGATCATCACTGAACCGGACGCCGACAGCGACGGCACGGACAACGGCGACGACTGCGCACCCCTCAACGGGCAGGCCTGGAATCCTCCGGGTGAGACGCTGGACGTCGCGTTGTCCGGGAGCGGTACAACCACGATTACCTGGAGTGCACCCGCTGTCCCTGGTGGACTTTCACTGACCTACGATACGATCGCCTCGAGTGCTGCAGACGATTTCGCCGCTGCGGCTACGTGTCTGGAATCCGCGGGCTCCGACACCCAGACCGTTGATACCGAAGCGCTTTCGCCCGGGGCGGTCCGTCACATCCTGGTTCGGGCTACAAATCCCTGTGGATCGGGCTCCGGTGGTACAACATCATTAGGGGTAACTCGTGCACTCTTGGAGTGCCCATAAGTCCTTCCCCGATTGGCGGGAAGTTCGGGAACCTCAACACCGCGCGACGTGGCGTCGCCGGTAAGTTTTCCGTGTGTTACCCTGCTGCCTTCGACCTGCAGGGGAGTAGCTCAATTGGCAGAGCACCGGTCTCCAAAACCGGGGGTTGCAGGTTCGATTCCTGTCTCCCCTGCCAGCAAGTCGCCGACTATCGGCGCAGCGCTTCAAGCCGGTTCTGACCCTGACGCATCGCCGACTCGCGTCCCATTTCTCGCATCACATTGACGTAGAACGACCAGGTCTCGGTGGAATTGGGGGCCAGCAGGACGGCGCTCTCGGCCCGCTCTGCCGCAACCTCCCACTGACCGTCGGCGGCCAGGACCATCCCCCAGTTGACCTGGAGGTCCGCGCTCTCGGGTTCCAGCGACGCGGCCTGTTCGAAACGCCGCATCGCGGCATCCCTGCGCCCACGCGCAAAATCGACGCGCCCGGCTTCGGCGAGGGCGCCGACATGGGTCGGGTCCGTGGCGAGGATGTCTCCGAACAGATCCGACGCCTCGTCATGATCGCCACGGGCCAACACGATCTGGCCGAGAGTGAGGGAGGCCTCCGGATCGGAGGGCGCAAGTTCGAGGGCACGTCGCAACGAGGGTTCGGCGTCGTCGAATCGGCCGATATTGAACATGTTCTTTCCGCGAAAGAAATGAACGTCACGACTCTCTAACCCCTCGTCGAGGGTCTTCGCAAACAGCACCTCCGCACGTTCATGCATGGCCATGCGCTGGCTGCCGGGCGCCTCGTCGGCCAGGAGAAACAAAGCACGCGCCTCGTGATAGGCCTGCTCGCCGGCAGACAGCGTCGCGAAGCTATCGGGAAACACCGGTTCGATGTCGAACTCCGTTCGGTGGTCCTTTACCTTCACGTCGATGTTGGTACGAATCCAGTGATCCGTGAACTCCGTGAAGCGCTGATCGTCGGGTTCCGCGCGACGCATGTGGCACTGCACACAGTCGTCGGCCAGCGGTTCGGTGGCGGCTCGTGCCGCCGGATCCGCAAGGCAACTCTCTAGCTCGTGACACGAGAGACAACGTCGTTGAAACAAGTCTTGTGGGCGATCGGCGTCGTAGGTCGTGACGTGGGGATCATGACAGGTCACACACTCCAGCCTACCGGCACTCTCCGTGAAACATCGACTTAGCAGCATCCGATCCGCCTGCGCCGAGAGACCGAAATCCCACTCCGTGGGTTGTCGATAGCGGAACGGCACCATGACATCGAGCAAAGGTGTACCCGGTCGATAGTCGGCAAGTTGCGAGCCGTGACGTGAGACCCGTTCCGTCGCACGGGCGTCGCCGAGATGGCACTGGTAACAGATCTCGTTGCGCCCCGTGGCGTCCAGTCGGCGCGGGTGAACGATGGAAGGGTCGACCCCGCCGTCGGGTGTGTGGTCCCCGTCACTCCAGCGGTCGGCGTGGAGCGAACCCGGACCGTGGCAACGTTCACAATCGATCCCGTGAGGGATCGGTTCACGGAAGCGATTGCGCTCGCCCTCCTCAGCCACCATCACGGCGTTGTGACAGAACACGCAGGATTGAGATGTCTCGCGCACGAAATGCTCGTTGTGCTTATCGAAGCCTGGACAGAAATCCCAGGCTTCCGTCTGCGGATACCAACAGACCGGTGCCTGGAATAACCGTCCCTCTCGTTCCAGCACGTAGCCCCGACTGTGATGGTTGGACCCGACCCAGTAGATCAGTCGATGCTCGACGACGTTGTAGGGTCGCGACTGGCCGTCCAACAGCGACTCCCGTTGGAAGTACTGACCGTCTCGCTCGGTCATCGTGTAGTGAAGTCCGCCGGTCTCATCGACAAATGTGTTGTTGTCCACGAAGTCGGCGCGAATCATCCCGGCCTCCATCGGCCCAAAGGATCGTCCCATCCCGGTCGCCGAGAACGTGGCCGCCTTACCGAGATGACACGAGCGACAGCTCTGGAGCCCGACGTACTGGATCGACGCGGCGTCGGCTCCGGTCGTCGCCGTGTTCTCGAGCGAGGCGACATAGCGGGCCGGTGTCGTCGGGCCGCCGGTGCTGCAGCCCACGATCGTCAGCGTCACGAGCAGACCCGTGGCGAGGAATTTCCCGGCGGTCGGCGATTTTCCTGCGGGGCGGGTGTTCAT
Coding sequences within it:
- a CDS encoding glycosyltransferase family 2 protein — protein: MSVLLYAVAAFWLLFTVTALRNMTAIRPLPSSDDLDRPATVPTVSVVIPTRDDGPSIEETIRRFLDQSDVDLQLIVVNDRSTDGTHERLQSLERQHDRLTAISIETLPDGWLGKTHACHHGAAQANGEWVLFADADTTVTPDVLSRAIRAGQASAAHHVTLFPGEQRGTRLGHAALIPFGLLVLGHAARANRDQPLGFSGVGAFNLVRREAYDAIGGHEALRYEVIDDMKLGMLLQRAGFRTRVYLAHDSVKVRWADSPRAMTRVLSKNGFAMADYSVLINLVGVVGVTVPWLAGWLGWLHMSPAGFLASAAFLTTLLPAAVIGFALGWGPVPVILAPFMTVIIPIAMLRSMWATLRDGGVRWRDTVYPLDRLRREGVPLLLRRR
- the trmB gene encoding tRNA (guanosine(46)-N7)-methyltransferase TrmB; its protein translation is MCARVVKSGAPKLRLDPERIVERCDWREIFGREGRVEIEIGIGKGRFLLSAAEARPEVLHLGVEWANKYLRMAEERADRRALENVRFARVDANDVVARGIPTASVDAYYVFYPDPWPKKRHRKRRFLRTENAEHLARTLRPGGCLHVATDHDDYWEALEPVFEDHEAFERLDTFGGPEFPLPVDGPLTNYETKYAVEGRSRHRATWRRR
- a CDS encoding CRTAC1 family protein; protein product: MNRPQLRQRFVALLLTSFAMVLFFGTVRGDAQFVEVTSSRGIGPYAQEVGSGSGIAAADFDDDGDIDLFVPTASGMADLLYRNLGDGNFEEIGVAAGVASMQAARGALWVDYDGDHRLDLVVTSDCFELPGDCAGLARVRLFRQVADAVFQDVTVAAGLAGLFPEVPEPHSAGMSAGDINGDGWLDLLISEWAGPTRLMINNTNGTFTAAGAGSGIPQTANNHWQAMMHDFDGDGALDIYSAIDFNSNHLWINDGTGVFTDQAIAAGVDNVMNDMGLSLADWDNDGDFDIYVTNVYTVDKHNVFFRNDSTSGNLVFSEISQSLGVHDGDWGWGTTALDVDNDGWLDIAATNGFSLGEYWPIDPSKLFLNSATTPLAFTNISSTSGFDDTYWGSSLLAFDHDRDGDLDLIQTCNGSAVQPHALRLLDNQGVDASTNNYIVIKPRLAGPNHRAIGAVVRITIGALEMARLITAGTSFMGQEPAEAFFGIGSAVTVDQIMVDWPDGTTTQQSNVASNQVRTIITEPDADSDGTDNGDDCAPLNGQAWNPPGETLDVALSGSGTTTITWSAPAVPGGLSLTYDTIASSAADDFAAAATCLESAGSDTQTVDTEALSPGAVRHILVRATNPCGSGSGGTTSLGVTRALLECP
- a CDS encoding tetratricopeptide repeat protein translates to MNTRPAGKSPTAGKFLATGLLVTLTIVGCSTGGPTTPARYVASLENTATTGADAASIQYVGLQSCRSCHLGKAATFSATGMGRSFGPMEAGMIRADFVDNNTFVDETGGLHYTMTERDGQYFQRESLLDGQSRPYNVVEHRLIYWVGSNHHSRGYVLEREGRLFQAPVCWYPQTEAWDFCPGFDKHNEHFVRETSQSCVFCHNAVMVAEEGERNRFREPIPHGIDCERCHGPGSLHADRWSDGDHTPDGGVDPSIVHPRRLDATGRNEICYQCHLGDARATERVSRHGSQLADYRPGTPLLDVMVPFRYRQPTEWDFGLSAQADRMLLSRCFTESAGRLECVTCHDPHVTTYDADRPQDLFQRRCLSCHELESCLADPAARAATEPLADDCVQCHMRRAEPDDQRFTEFTDHWIRTNIDVKVKDHRTEFDIEPVFPDSFATLSAGEQAYHEARALFLLADEAPGSQRMAMHERAEVLFAKTLDEGLESRDVHFFRGKNMFNIGRFDDAEPSLRRALELAPSDPEASLTLGQIVLARGDHDEASDLFGDILATDPTHVGALAEAGRVDFARGRRDAAMRRFEQAASLEPESADLQVNWGMVLAADGQWEVAAERAESAVLLAPNSTETWSFYVNVMREMGRESAMRQGQNRLEALRR